The Mercurialis annua linkage group LG2, ddMerAnnu1.2, whole genome shotgun sequence genome contains a region encoding:
- the LOC130015037 gene encoding 36.4 kDa proline-rich protein-like — translation MASKIIASNAFLISLNLIFFTLVSAAYYPPSSSESIDYTPPEQNKYTPEYTSVPTSTIPEKKEYTPDYTKNPTSATPEQNEYVSDYTKNPTSATSEQKEYVPDYTSNPSSATPNQKEYASDYTSNPTSTTPEQKEYAPDYTSNPSSATPKQKEYVSDYTSNPTSTTPEQKEYAPDYTSNPSSKTPEQKEYAPDYANNPSSTTPKLINYAPDYTSNPSATPSESINYSPDYSSHPYAKPFKCPKDTLKLGVCVSLLKDLLGVTVGTPPHAPCCSLIGDLVDLEAAVCLCTTIKASLLGINLNLPVNLTLLLNYCGKHVPKGFQCA, via the coding sequence ATGGCTTCAAAAATTATAGCCTCCAACGCATTTCTCATCTCCCTCAATCTTATCTTCTTCACTTTAGTTAGTGCTGCCTATTATCCACCGTCATCATCCGAGTCAATCGACTATACACCACCAGAACAAAACAAATACACACCTGAGTACACTAGTGTTCCAACATCAACAATACCAGAGAAAAAAGAATATACACCAGACTACACTAAGAATCCAACATCAGCAACACCGGAGCAAAACGAATATGTGTCTGACTACACTAAGAATCCAACATCAGCAACATCAGAGCAAAAAGAATATGTACCTGACTACACCAGCAATCCATCATCAGCAACTCCAAATCAAAAAGAATATGCATCTGACTACACCAGCAACCCAACATCAACAACACCAGAGCAAAAAGAATATGCACCTGACTACACTAGCAATCCATCATCAGCAACTCCAAAGCAAAAAGAATATGTATCTGACTACACCAGCAACCCAACATCAACAACACCAGAGCAAAAAGAATATGCACCTGACTACACTAGTAATCCATCATCAAAAACACCAGAGCAAAAAGAATATGCACCGGACTACGCCAACAACCCATCATCAACAACACCAAAACTGATCAATTATGCACCTGACTACACCAGCAACCCATCAGCAACACCATCAGAGTCAATCAATTACTCACCTGACTACTCTTCCCACCCATACGCTAAACCTTTTAAATGCCCAAAGGATACCCTTAAATTAGGTGTCTGCGTCAGTTTATTAAAAGATTTATTGGGTGTTACAGTTGGTACCCCACCACATGCTCCTTGTTGCAGCCTCATTGGTGATCTAGTTGATCTTGAAGCTGCTGTTTGCCTTTGCACCACCATCAAAGCCAGTCTCTTGGGCATCAACTTGAATCTTCCAGTTAACCTTACCTTGTTGCTCAACTACTGTGGCAAACACGTGCCAAAAGGATTTCAATGTgcatga
- the LOC126667046 gene encoding 36.4 kDa proline-rich protein-like: MASKIIASNAFLISLNLIFFTLVSAAYYPPSSSESIDYTPPEQNKYTPEYTSVPTSTIPEKKEYTPDYTKNPTSATPEQNEYVSDYTKNPTSATSEQKEYVPDYTSNPSSATPNQKEYASDYTSNPTSTTPEQKEYAPDYTSNPSSATPKQKEYVSDYTSNPTSTTPEQKEYAPDYTSNPSSKTPEQKEYAPDYANNPSSTTPKLINYAPDYTSNPSATQSESINYAPDYSSRPYAKPVKCPKDTLKLGVCVSLLKDLLGVTVGTPPHAPCCSLIGDLVDLEAAVCLCTTIKASLLGINLNLPVNLTLLLNYCGKQVPEGFQCA, from the coding sequence ATGGCTTCAAAAATTATAGCCTCCAACGCATTTCTCATCTCCCTCAATCTTATCTTCTTCACTTTAGTTAGTGCTGCCTATTATCCACCGTCATCATCCGAGTCAATCGACTATACACCACCAGAACAAAACAAATACACACCTGAGTACACTAGTGTTCCAACATCAACAATACCAGAGAAAAAAGAATATACACCAGACTACACTAAGAATCCAACATCAGCAACACCGGAGCAAAACGAATATGTGTCTGACTACACTAAGAATCCAACATCAGCAACATCAGAGCAAAAAGAATATGTACCTGACTACACCAGCAATCCATCATCAGCAACTCCAAATCAAAAAGAATATGCATCTGACTACACCAGCAACCCAACATCAACAACACCAGAGCAAAAAGAATATGCACCTGACTACACTAGCAATCCATCATCAGCAACTCCAAAGCAAAAAGAATATGTATCTGACTACACCAGCAACCCAACATCAACAACACCAGAGCAAAAAGAATATGCACCTGACTACACTAGTAATCCATCATCAAAAACACCAGAGCAAAAAGAATATGCACCGGACTACGCCAACAACCCATCATCAACAACACCAAAACTGATCAATTATGCACCTGACTACACCAGCAACCCATCAGCAACACAATCAGAGTCAATCAATTACGCACCTGACTACTCTTCCCGCCCATACGCTAAACCTGTTAAATGCCCAAAGGATACCCTTAAATTAGGTGTATGCGTCAGTTTATTAAAAGATTTATTGGGTGTTACAGTTGGTACCCCACCACATGCTCCTTGTTGCAGCCTCATTGGTGATCTAGTTGATCTTGAAGCTGCCGTTTGCCTTTGCACAACCATCAAAGCCAGTCTTTTGGGCATCAACTTGAATCTTCCAGTTAACCTTACCTTGTTGCTCAACTACTGTGGCAAACAGGTACCAGAAGGATTTCAATGTgcatga